One Peptococcus niger genomic window carries:
- a CDS encoding methionine ABC transporter ATP-binding protein encodes MEQPAADELIRLYDLSKTFRVKGNTITALENINLSIAPGEIFGIIGMSGAGKSTLVRCMNFLERPSAGGVIFDGQDLGTLSARRLREVRRQMGMIFQQFNLLMQRTALQNVCFPLEIAGTSGEEAKRRGLELLEIVGLSERVHAYPAQLSGGQKQRVAIARALASDPKVLLCDEATSALDPQTTDSILALLKDLSKRMGLTVIVITHEMRVIEEICTRVAVIADHHIAEVGTVKEVFTQPKTEAARRLVYREEGDPINFKDTEGTQLRITFEGGDAFEPILAELILETREPVNILHADTRVIDDCVYGQMVIQLPPTSDVYRVRRYLQAQGVSVEEV; translated from the coding sequence TTATCGAAAACCTTTCGCGTGAAAGGCAACACCATCACAGCCCTGGAAAACATCAATTTAAGCATTGCCCCCGGCGAGATTTTTGGGATTATCGGCATGAGTGGTGCCGGAAAATCAACGCTGGTGCGGTGCATGAATTTTCTCGAACGGCCCAGCGCCGGCGGCGTTATCTTTGACGGCCAGGATTTGGGAACCCTGTCTGCCCGTCGCTTGCGTGAAGTCCGCCGGCAAATGGGCATGATCTTCCAGCAGTTTAACTTGCTGATGCAGCGGACGGCCTTGCAAAATGTCTGCTTTCCCTTGGAAATTGCCGGCACCAGCGGCGAAGAAGCCAAGCGCCGAGGCCTGGAACTCTTGGAAATTGTCGGCCTGAGTGAACGGGTCCATGCCTATCCGGCCCAGCTCTCCGGCGGTCAAAAACAGCGGGTAGCCATCGCCCGTGCCCTGGCCTCCGACCCCAAGGTGCTCTTGTGCGATGAAGCCACCTCCGCCTTGGACCCGCAGACCACCGATTCCATTTTGGCCTTGTTGAAAGACCTGTCCAAGCGGATGGGGCTGACCGTTATCGTCATTACCCATGAGATGCGGGTGATTGAAGAAATCTGCACCCGGGTGGCTGTCATTGCAGACCACCATATTGCCGAGGTAGGCACGGTGAAGGAGGTCTTTACCCAACCCAAGACAGAAGCGGCGCGGCGCCTGGTCTATCGTGAAGAGGGCGACCCGATCAACTTCAAAGACACGGAAGGGACCCAGCTGCGGATCACCTTTGAAGGCGGCGATGCCTTTGAACCCATCTTGGCCGAACTCATCCTGGAAACGCGGGAGCCGGTGAACATCCTGCACGCAGATACGCGGGTCATTGATGATTGTGTCTACGGTCAAATGGTCATCCAATTGCCGCCGACATCCGACGTTTACCGGGTGCGGCGTTACCTGCAAGCACAAGGCGTTTCGGTAGAGGAGGTGTAG
- a CDS encoding methionine ABC transporter permease, translating to MFDAQYIQMLWDNTVITIGVTLATTLISYVIGIPLGVFLITSAKDGIHPMPAVNWLVGGVVNVLRSVPFLILFIAITPLTRAVVQTTIGPKAMTFGLVVSAAPFVARLVEQSLLEVDGGVIEAAQSMGASNGQIVRKVLLVEAVPSLVTGSLVAATTILGYSAMAGFVGGGGLGDVAIKYGYYRYENVTMIITVVILVLLVQIIQSVGMRIVKKSDKRSKDAA from the coding sequence ATGTTTGATGCCCAATATATTCAAATGCTCTGGGACAACACCGTCATTACCATCGGCGTTACCCTGGCAACAACGCTTATATCCTACGTCATTGGCATCCCCCTGGGTGTTTTCTTGATCACCAGCGCCAAAGATGGGATTCACCCCATGCCGGCCGTCAACTGGCTGGTTGGTGGCGTGGTCAACGTCTTGCGGTCTGTGCCCTTTTTAATTCTCTTCATAGCCATCACCCCCCTGACCCGGGCAGTGGTGCAAACCACCATCGGCCCCAAGGCGATGACCTTCGGCTTGGTCGTCAGCGCCGCCCCCTTTGTGGCGCGGCTGGTGGAACAGAGCCTTCTAGAAGTGGACGGCGGCGTCATTGAAGCAGCCCAATCCATGGGCGCCAGCAATGGTCAAATCGTTCGCAAGGTGCTCCTGGTGGAAGCGGTTCCGTCCTTGGTCACCGGGTCCCTGGTAGCGGCCACCACCATCCTGGGCTATTCAGCCATGGCCGGCTTTGTCGGCGGCGGCGGCTTGGGGGATGTGGCCATCAAGTACGGCTATTACCGCTATGAAAACGTGACCATGATCATTACCGTGGTTATCCTGGTGCTGCTGGTGCAAATCATTCAAAGCGTCGGCATGCGGATCGTCAAGAAAAGTGATAAACGCAGCAAGGACGCTGCGTAA
- a CDS encoding MetQ/NlpA family ABC transporter substrate-binding protein, with amino-acid sequence MSFKKTFVTLLAALVAVGALTACGGQQPASSEANSAPAASGDDKVITIGASPAPHQEILNALAADFEKEGYTLKVKEFTDYVLPNKALNDGEIDANFFQHKPFLDNFNKENKTDLKTVAFIHYEPMAIFPGKTNSLDALKDGDKIAVPNDTSNEARALLLLQDNGLIKLKEGSDLNATVRDIEDNPKKLEIVEMEAAQIPRALPDVALAVINGNFAIASDINFDSNLAVEDPNSLAAKAYANIIAVRADDVDSPKTKALVKVLTSDAAKKVITDKYKGTVIPVNNDDVEAYFADKDK; translated from the coding sequence ATGTCATTTAAGAAAACCTTTGTAACCCTGTTGGCAGCCCTTGTGGCCGTCGGTGCCTTGACCGCTTGCGGCGGTCAGCAACCGGCAAGCAGCGAGGCCAATTCCGCCCCGGCAGCTTCCGGGGATGATAAGGTCATCACCATCGGCGCCAGCCCGGCCCCCCATCAAGAAATTCTCAACGCCCTGGCAGCAGACTTTGAAAAAGAAGGCTACACCCTGAAAGTCAAAGAATTCACCGACTACGTGCTGCCCAACAAGGCCCTCAACGACGGTGAAATCGATGCCAACTTCTTCCAACACAAGCCCTTCCTGGATAATTTCAACAAAGAAAACAAAACCGATTTGAAAACGGTCGCCTTTATCCATTATGAACCGATGGCTATCTTCCCCGGCAAAACCAATAGCCTGGACGCCTTGAAAGACGGCGATAAAATTGCCGTTCCGAACGATACCTCCAATGAAGCCCGCGCCCTGCTCCTGCTTCAGGATAATGGCCTGATCAAGCTCAAAGAGGGCAGCGACTTGAACGCCACCGTACGCGACATTGAAGACAACCCGAAAAAACTGGAAATCGTTGAAATGGAAGCCGCACAAATCCCCCGGGCCTTGCCGGACGTGGCCCTGGCCGTCATCAACGGCAACTTCGCCATCGCTTCCGATATTAACTTTGACAGCAACCTGGCCGTTGAAGACCCGAACTCCCTGGCTGCTAAAGCCTATGCGAACATCATCGCCGTTCGTGCAGACGATGTGGACAGCCCGAAAACCAAGGCCCTGGTCAAAGTCCTGACCTCCGATGCCGCCAAGAAAGTCATCACAGACAAATACAAGGGCACCGTTATCCCGGTGAACAACGATGACGTTGAAGCCTATTTTGCAGATAAAGACAAATAA
- a CDS encoding HD domain-containing protein yields MSLVVENPSLDPASRLAAELPQPAVPLFNRFYHFLCREVHFSWTGSLHHTYRHCARVLLFTLVIGTAEQVTEGLVYDAALSAVFHDSRRQDDGYDVGHGLRAARYYRQYALAHDHPFSGPVYAAIALHDRNDALAINHFHHLPDEKDYLTVWRLLKDADALDRLRFGDAALDPRYLRTEAALNYIDKARRIVRADLRRLATGGQ; encoded by the coding sequence ATGAGCCTTGTTGTTGAAAATCCATCCCTTGACCCGGCCAGCCGGTTGGCCGCTGAGCTGCCTCAACCGGCGGTGCCCCTCTTCAACCGATTTTATCATTTTTTGTGCCGGGAGGTTCACTTCAGTTGGACCGGCAGCCTGCACCACACCTACCGGCATTGTGCCCGGGTTCTCTTATTTACACTGGTAATTGGGACAGCTGAGCAGGTGACGGAAGGCCTGGTCTATGATGCAGCCCTCTCTGCTGTTTTTCACGATAGCCGCCGGCAAGACGATGGCTACGATGTGGGGCACGGCTTGCGGGCCGCCCGCTATTACCGTCAATACGCCCTGGCCCACGACCACCCCTTCAGCGGCCCGGTCTATGCAGCCATTGCCTTGCACGACCGGAATGATGCGCTGGCCATCAACCACTTTCACCACTTGCCCGATGAAAAGGACTACCTGACCGTCTGGCGGCTTTTAAAAGACGCCGATGCCTTAGACCGGCTCCGCTTTGGCGATGCTGCGCTGGACCCGCGCTATTTGCGCACAGAGGCTGCCTTGAATTACATCGACAAGGCGCGTCGCATTGTCCGGGCTGACCTCCGCCGACTGGCAACAGGCGGCCAATAG
- a CDS encoding DUF5693 family protein, with the protein MAEKKWIQWAERGAIVLIVLALLLSVGVAVKRLSVEGQDKAVNLLVNETDVRTLAGGNQKSDAEMLALLKQHGVSQILFKEESLGGLADEGKIGIFQGQNVLNVRDASRLPAFKPDDAVRYIVIYDETWRDQIKREIMAKVHGATLMAGKDGQYDVIAVPSMITQNPQEEEMAADAVDTIGVGYDYDLMQQVADQDMGVAVQVRTWRGNDDKAYRQLKEDLAAVPNLALVLMNDKVVPGFPEHMDSLHAVLTNDKGHPTVPLGIVEFSKQAGLNRLGIMLDKDVVRVHTISNAEMSEFQGDTEEERLQGEAQAIDRWNLAVRERNMRGLLVRFFEIAEPGYALKMNLNYLDKICENLTADGFKIAAPYKGLAPVETPLWQQGLIGLGIVGGVFLLLRRLRLEKLALAAALLLALGWVGALALMPVLALKGMAFISVVTFPTLSALIFMPYATDRFGKAVGRLLLLCGCSFIGAVLTVGLLSSQLFMLKLDQFSGVKLAHVIPLLVVPAVLFIWDQEDPRETVKALCQKLVDYRYLALFGLAAVALAIYVSRTGNDSAAISDTEMGFRQWLTDVLSVRPRSKEFLIGYPFTLAWFLLARKRASFWLMSLPLVIGQVSLVNTYAHIHTPLAISLWRSGNGLLVGILLSAVLWGGFLLCRRLWQKYGDKPPRMKGGQA; encoded by the coding sequence ATGGCTGAGAAAAAATGGATTCAATGGGCTGAGCGCGGGGCGATTGTCTTGATTGTGCTGGCGCTGCTTTTATCTGTTGGGGTGGCGGTCAAGCGCCTGTCTGTGGAAGGGCAGGATAAGGCTGTCAACCTGCTGGTCAATGAGACGGATGTGCGGACCCTGGCCGGCGGCAACCAAAAGAGCGATGCGGAGATGCTGGCTTTATTGAAGCAGCACGGGGTCAGCCAGATCCTGTTTAAGGAAGAATCTTTAGGCGGGTTGGCAGATGAAGGTAAGATTGGCATCTTTCAAGGACAGAATGTCTTGAATGTGCGCGACGCCTCGCGGTTGCCGGCCTTTAAGCCGGACGATGCGGTACGGTATATCGTTATTTATGATGAGACCTGGCGCGATCAAATCAAGCGGGAAATCATGGCCAAGGTCCATGGGGCGACGCTTATGGCGGGTAAGGACGGTCAGTATGACGTGATTGCGGTGCCCTCCATGATTACGCAAAATCCTCAGGAAGAGGAAATGGCGGCGGATGCGGTGGACACCATCGGCGTGGGCTACGATTATGACCTGATGCAGCAGGTGGCCGATCAGGATATGGGCGTGGCGGTGCAGGTTCGCACCTGGCGCGGTAATGATGACAAGGCCTATCGGCAGTTGAAGGAAGATTTGGCGGCAGTGCCGAACTTGGCCCTGGTCTTGATGAACGATAAGGTGGTTCCCGGCTTTCCTGAGCATATGGACAGCCTGCATGCGGTCCTGACCAATGACAAGGGGCATCCGACGGTTCCCCTGGGCATTGTGGAATTTTCCAAGCAAGCCGGTCTGAACCGACTGGGCATTATGCTGGATAAGGATGTGGTGCGGGTGCACACCATTTCCAATGCGGAAATGAGCGAGTTCCAGGGCGATACAGAGGAAGAACGGCTGCAAGGGGAGGCGCAGGCGATTGACCGCTGGAATTTAGCGGTGCGCGAACGGAATATGCGGGGTCTTCTGGTGCGGTTTTTTGAAATTGCCGAGCCGGGCTATGCCTTGAAGATGAATTTGAATTACCTGGATAAGATTTGCGAGAATTTAACGGCGGATGGCTTTAAAATCGCTGCCCCCTATAAGGGACTGGCGCCGGTGGAGACCCCCTTGTGGCAGCAAGGGCTTATCGGCTTGGGCATTGTCGGCGGGGTCTTTTTGCTCCTGCGGCGCCTGAGGCTTGAAAAGCTGGCCTTGGCGGCGGCCCTGCTTTTGGCCCTTGGCTGGGTCGGCGCCTTGGCCCTTATGCCGGTGCTGGCGCTCAAGGGCATGGCCTTTATCAGTGTGGTGACCTTCCCGACCCTTTCGGCGCTGATTTTTATGCCCTATGCGACAGACCGGTTCGGTAAGGCGGTGGGCCGGCTCCTGCTTTTATGCGGCTGCAGCTTTATCGGCGCAGTCCTGACGGTTGGCCTCCTGTCCAGCCAGCTCTTTATGCTGAAGTTGGATCAATTTTCCGGGGTTAAGCTGGCGCATGTGATTCCCCTTCTGGTAGTGCCGGCGGTGCTCTTTATCTGGGATCAGGAGGACCCGCGCGAGACGGTCAAGGCCCTTTGCCAAAAGCTGGTGGACTACCGTTACCTGGCCTTGTTCGGACTGGCGGCGGTGGCGCTGGCGATTTACGTCAGCCGCACCGGCAACGATTCAGCGGCCATCAGCGATACGGAAATGGGCTTTCGCCAATGGCTGACGGATGTTTTGTCCGTGCGGCCGCGGTCGAAAGAATTTTTAATCGGCTATCCCTTTACCCTGGCCTGGTTTTTGCTGGCCCGCAAGCGGGCCTCCTTTTGGCTGATGAGCCTACCGCTGGTGATTGGTCAGGTATCCTTGGTCAATACTTACGCCCACATTCATACGCCGCTGGCGATCAGCCTATGGCGCAGTGGCAACGGGCTCTTAGTGGGGATTCTTTTATCGGCTGTTTTATGGGGCGGTTTTCTGCTGTGCCGGCGCCTTTGGCAAAAGTATGGGGATAAACCGCCACGGATGAAAGGAGGGCAGGCATGA
- the csaB gene encoding polysaccharide pyruvyl transferase CsaB, which yields MMRVTLSGYYGFNNAGDDAVCESVIAALRQEMPEVDITLLSNEPQASRSQFGVDAVNRWQVRAAVKALWQSDLLISGGGSLLQDVTSKRGFWYYLAVILLARLMRVPVLVYGQGVGPLTDGLNRRLTAAVLNRTQTVTVRDMGSRDLLKDIGVRQPVLLTADPVLGFAPEGGRPARTLLAQAGIYGDRPLIICAPRPWQEVDRVKAFAGGLDALVQKGYAVALLPMQPEEDLPLCQAVVGHMTERAHLLTDRYTLAELFDMLAAADLVIAMRLHALIIGAAANCALLALPYDPKVSAFMARTKAGLVLPLTDLTAEELSANAQAALVLGACPEERLGILRNLARLPAVLAKKMINPRR from the coding sequence ATGATGCGGGTCACTTTAAGCGGCTATTACGGCTTTAACAACGCAGGCGACGATGCGGTTTGTGAATCGGTCATTGCCGCCTTGCGCCAAGAAATGCCGGAAGTGGACATTACCCTTTTGTCCAACGAACCCCAGGCCAGCCGCAGCCAGTTTGGGGTTGATGCGGTTAACCGCTGGCAGGTGCGGGCGGCGGTGAAGGCCTTGTGGCAGAGCGACTTGCTGATTTCAGGCGGCGGCAGCCTCTTGCAGGATGTGACCAGCAAGCGGGGCTTTTGGTATTATTTGGCGGTCATCCTCTTGGCCCGCCTGATGCGGGTGCCGGTTTTGGTATACGGCCAGGGCGTCGGGCCCTTGACCGATGGGCTTAACCGTCGGCTGACAGCGGCGGTGCTGAACCGCACGCAAACGGTGACGGTGCGGGACATGGGCAGCCGGGACCTGTTAAAAGACATCGGCGTCCGGCAGCCTGTCCTGCTGACCGCCGATCCGGTCCTGGGCTTTGCGCCAGAGGGCGGTCGACCGGCGCGGACGCTTTTGGCCCAGGCCGGTATTTACGGCGACCGGCCGCTGATTATTTGCGCGCCGCGGCCCTGGCAGGAGGTGGACCGGGTGAAGGCCTTTGCCGGTGGCTTGGACGCCTTGGTGCAGAAGGGCTATGCGGTGGCGCTTTTGCCGATGCAGCCGGAAGAAGACTTGCCCCTTTGCCAGGCGGTTGTCGGCCATATGACAGAGCGGGCCCATCTCTTGACCGACCGCTACACCCTGGCAGAGCTCTTTGACATGTTGGCAGCGGCAGACCTGGTCATCGCCATGCGCCTGCATGCCTTAATCATCGGGGCAGCGGCAAACTGTGCCCTCTTGGCCCTGCCCTATGACCCGAAGGTCAGCGCTTTTATGGCGCGGACGAAGGCCGGTCTGGTCCTCCCCCTGACAGACTTAACTGCGGAAGAACTGTCGGCCAATGCACAGGCGGCCCTGGTTTTGGGGGCCTGCCCGGAAGAACGGCTGGGTATTTTACGGAACCTGGCCCGGCTGCCGGCGGTTTTGGCAAAAAAGATGATAAATCCGCGCAGATAG
- a CDS encoding glycosyltransferase family 4 protein — MISDSLLINILWVTVGAFLLTAFLVPLVKLLAFRIGAVDKPNQRKVHTKVMPRMGGLAIYAAYWVATFLALPADRPLVGAFLGATLLVFVGIVDDMTDMPAKLKLLGQIIAAGIACAGGVRIEFVTGFIGADLLNLAWLSVPVSIIWMVAIINAINLIDGLDGLAAGVSCIAAVSMAIVALQNQDVHMALMAVGLAGAALGFLLYNFHPASIFMGDTGSMFLGYMLAVISIHSASKGLTVVSVFIPILILGVPIFDTLFAIIRRSLAGQPIFEADKAHLHHCLLRMGLSHRNTVLLIYAISAGLSLAALVVNSLTTAKGFLVFVLVLLLVLYGAHRLGILGKANQINQKEQKK, encoded by the coding sequence ATGATATCAGACAGCCTTTTGATCAATATCCTTTGGGTGACGGTGGGCGCTTTTTTATTGACGGCCTTTTTAGTGCCTTTGGTAAAACTTTTGGCCTTCCGCATCGGGGCTGTGGACAAACCGAACCAGCGCAAGGTGCACACCAAGGTGATGCCGCGTATGGGCGGCTTGGCCATCTATGCGGCCTACTGGGTTGCCACTTTTTTGGCGCTGCCGGCAGACCGGCCCCTGGTGGGTGCATTTTTAGGGGCGACCCTCCTGGTCTTTGTGGGCATTGTCGATGATATGACGGATATGCCTGCCAAACTCAAACTTTTAGGGCAGATTATCGCGGCCGGCATCGCTTGTGCCGGTGGCGTGCGGATTGAATTTGTGACCGGTTTCATCGGCGCAGACCTGCTCAACCTGGCCTGGCTGTCGGTGCCGGTTTCCATTATTTGGATGGTGGCCATTATCAACGCCATCAACCTGATTGACGGCCTGGACGGCTTGGCGGCCGGGGTATCCTGTATTGCCGCCGTCAGCATGGCCATTGTCGCCTTGCAGAATCAGGATGTCCATATGGCCCTCATGGCCGTCGGCCTGGCGGGGGCAGCCCTGGGATTTCTGCTGTATAATTTCCACCCGGCTTCTATTTTTATGGGCGATACGGGCAGCATGTTTTTAGGCTACATGCTGGCGGTGATTTCCATTCACAGCGCCTCAAAGGGGCTCACCGTGGTTTCCGTTTTTATCCCTATCTTAATTTTAGGGGTGCCGATTTTCGACACGCTGTTCGCCATCATCCGCCGCAGCTTGGCGGGCCAACCGATTTTTGAAGCGGACAAGGCGCACTTGCACCATTGCCTGCTGCGGATGGGGCTTTCCCACCGCAATACGGTTTTGCTGATTTACGCCATCAGCGCCGGTCTTTCTCTGGCGGCTTTGGTGGTCAACTCATTGACAACGGCCAAAGGCTTTTTGGTCTTTGTGCTGGTTCTTCTACTGGTGCTCTACGGCGCACATCGCCTGGGCATCTTGGGGAAGGCTAATCAAATCAACCAAAAGGAGCAAAAAAAATGA
- a CDS encoding SH3 domain-containing protein → MKVKNILIALAIAIVIGLALGSIIAYTSGALFGPKDPLVTTSSSDVDTSLVDASELENKQKKEARAKAEKAIADAKKQDNKTEQSKSSKKNSSNEGQAEQQAQQGTTQAAAPQQNQQQQASGGSATINVQGADLNMRAAADPSATIVGSVSNGTQVNVLERANGMVHIQTGDGRQAWVAEGYVNG, encoded by the coding sequence ATGAAAGTGAAAAACATCCTAATTGCCTTAGCCATTGCCATTGTCATCGGACTGGCACTGGGGAGTATCATCGCTTATACCAGCGGTGCCTTGTTCGGACCGAAAGACCCCCTCGTCACAACGTCCTCGTCTGATGTGGATACCTCTTTGGTGGACGCTTCCGAACTTGAAAACAAACAGAAAAAAGAAGCGCGGGCCAAAGCGGAAAAAGCGATTGCCGATGCTAAAAAGCAGGACAATAAAACGGAACAATCCAAATCCAGCAAGAAAAACAGCTCTAACGAAGGCCAAGCAGAGCAACAGGCCCAGCAGGGTACGACTCAGGCTGCCGCACCGCAGCAAAATCAGCAGCAGCAAGCCTCTGGCGGCAGCGCCACCATCAATGTTCAAGGCGCCGATTTGAACATGCGGGCCGCAGCTGATCCGTCGGCCACCATCGTCGGCAGTGTCAGCAACGGCACCCAGGTCAACGTCTTGGAACGTGCCAACGGCATGGTTCACATTCAAACCGGTGACGGCCGTCAGGCATGGGTTGCCGAAGGCTATGTCAACGGCTAA
- a CDS encoding RNA polymerase sigma factor, whose amino-acid sequence MTPSNQWIQWVKPAQAGDQEAFTDLVRYFQTEGYRAAWLWAGDGAEDILQEAFIICWQKLPQLRKPAAFRSWFYRILRRTALDYVNKHRAELPQDNLDPLISPPPGSPSATDADRLQAALRELPDLQRDACTLYYYAGFSVKEIASMTGAPEATVKSRLFHARKKLRALLLTDGKASHPSTAQAQKEDHHEHLQRHGPVQPVSNDGFKA is encoded by the coding sequence ATGACACCTTCAAACCAATGGATCCAATGGGTCAAACCGGCACAAGCAGGTGACCAAGAGGCCTTTACCGACCTGGTGCGCTATTTTCAAACGGAAGGCTACCGGGCCGCCTGGCTATGGGCGGGCGATGGGGCGGAAGATATTTTGCAGGAGGCCTTTATCATCTGCTGGCAAAAATTGCCGCAACTGCGCAAGCCAGCCGCCTTTCGCAGCTGGTTTTACCGGATTTTACGGCGCACCGCCCTGGATTACGTCAACAAGCACCGGGCTGAACTTCCCCAGGACAACCTGGACCCCCTCATCAGCCCACCACCCGGCAGTCCCTCAGCGACCGATGCCGACCGCTTGCAGGCAGCCCTCCGAGAATTGCCCGACCTCCAGCGCGATGCCTGTACCCTCTATTACTACGCCGGCTTCAGCGTCAAAGAGATTGCCAGCATGACCGGGGCCCCGGAGGCCACCGTCAAGTCCCGGCTCTTTCACGCCCGGAAAAAATTACGGGCCCTGCTCTTAACCGATGGCAAGGCCAGCCATCCGTCGACAGCTCAAGCTCAAAAGGAGGACCATCATGAACACCTACAAAGACACGGACCTGTCCAACCTGTTTCAAATGACGGCTTCAAGGCATAA
- the fusA gene encoding elongation factor G: MNVYPTKKVRNLALIGHSGSGKTNLTESMLFQSGATKKIGLTADKNTLSDFSKQEMERGSSIGVSVIPIEWRDLKINIIDTPGHMDFVGEAYSALRAAESALMVIDATSGVQAGTERMWKYCEKIGLPRLIFVNKIDEENVSFRKLMEELEEAFGKKVIPFSVPIGEGESFVGVTDVIFQKGFKYTDGTPLEADLTHDQVKATERMYEEIAEVVAESDEVLMEKYFAGEKFTREDLLRGVTAALLEGDAVPLLVGSAEKGIGIDILLNMIVNYMPSPDDDRANIGFRYESGEKRAVDANEPFSAVVFKTMIDPFLGKISLFKVLSGKISKESALYNASKDQAEKFGSVSVLRGKTQIEVAEIQAGDIGCVTKLQVTETGDTLCDKAHPVLYKRVEFPTPVIYYAIEAASKNDEDKLAQGLQRLYEEFPSFNVRRDTETKQLTIGGLGDTQLDVVIERLEDSFGVKVNRVPFIIPYKETIRTKSEVQGKHKKQSGGAGQYGDVWVRFEPTDEEFVFAEEIFGGAVPRNFFPAVEKGLKEAMTHGPLAGYPMTGVKATLYDGSYHDVDSNEMAFKLAAQLAFRKGTAEAQPVLLEPICKVEVSIPEENLGDVMGDMSKRRGRILGMDQEADGTQLLIAEAPQAEMFDYLIDLRAMTRGRGTFTMNFIRYEEVPGSIAEKIIETAQAAKGKTE, translated from the coding sequence ATGAACGTCTATCCAACAAAGAAAGTGCGCAACCTTGCGCTCATCGGTCACTCCGGCAGCGGTAAAACGAACCTTACCGAATCTATGTTGTTCCAATCCGGCGCCACCAAAAAAATCGGTTTAACCGCCGATAAAAATACCCTCTCCGACTTTTCAAAGCAGGAAATGGAGCGCGGTTCTTCCATTGGCGTCTCTGTCATCCCCATCGAATGGCGGGACCTGAAAATCAACATCATCGACACACCGGGGCACATGGATTTCGTCGGCGAAGCCTACAGCGCCCTGCGCGCAGCAGAAAGCGCTTTAATGGTCATTGACGCCACCTCCGGGGTCCAGGCGGGCACCGAGCGGATGTGGAAATACTGTGAAAAAATCGGCCTGCCGCGCCTGATTTTTGTCAATAAAATTGATGAGGAAAACGTCAGCTTCAGAAAATTGATGGAAGAGCTGGAAGAGGCTTTCGGTAAAAAGGTCATTCCCTTTTCCGTTCCCATCGGCGAAGGGGAAAGCTTCGTCGGCGTAACCGACGTTATCTTCCAAAAGGGCTTTAAGTACACCGACGGGACGCCCCTGGAGGCAGACTTGACCCACGACCAGGTCAAGGCCACCGAGCGGATGTATGAAGAAATCGCCGAAGTGGTTGCCGAGAGCGATGAAGTCCTCATGGAAAAATACTTTGCCGGTGAAAAGTTCACCCGCGAAGACCTCCTGCGCGGGGTCACCGCCGCCCTCTTGGAAGGGGACGCTGTGCCCCTCTTGGTCGGCTCAGCGGAAAAGGGCATCGGCATTGACATCCTTTTGAATATGATTGTCAACTACATGCCCTCCCCTGATGATGACCGGGCCAATATCGGCTTCCGCTATGAAAGCGGCGAAAAACGCGCGGTGGATGCCAATGAACCCTTCTCCGCCGTGGTCTTTAAAACAATGATTGACCCCTTCCTGGGCAAGATTTCCTTGTTCAAAGTCCTCTCCGGCAAAATTTCCAAGGAAAGCGCCCTTTACAACGCCTCTAAAGATCAGGCGGAAAAATTCGGCAGCGTTTCCGTCTTGCGCGGGAAAACGCAAATTGAGGTGGCGGAAATTCAGGCCGGGGACATCGGCTGCGTCACCAAGCTGCAGGTGACGGAAACGGGTGACACCCTCTGCGATAAGGCCCACCCGGTCTTGTACAAACGGGTCGAATTCCCGACACCGGTCATTTACTACGCCATTGAAGCAGCCTCTAAGAACGACGAAGACAAGCTGGCCCAGGGCCTGCAACGCCTGTATGAAGAATTCCCCAGCTTTAATGTCCGCCGCGATACCGAAACCAAACAGCTCACCATCGGCGGCTTAGGCGATACCCAGCTGGACGTGGTCATTGAGCGCCTGGAAGATTCTTTCGGCGTCAAGGTCAACCGCGTGCCCTTCATCATTCCTTATAAAGAAACCATCCGCACCAAATCGGAAGTCCAGGGCAAGCATAAGAAGCAATCCGGCGGCGCCGGTCAATACGGCGACGTCTGGGTTCGTTTTGAACCGACCGATGAAGAATTTGTCTTTGCCGAAGAGATTTTCGGCGGCGCCGTACCGCGCAACTTCTTCCCGGCCGTTGAAAAGGGCTTGAAAGAGGCCATGACCCACGGCCCCTTGGCCGGCTACCCCATGACCGGGGTCAAGGCCACCCTCTACGATGGGTCTTACCACGATGTGGACTCCAACGAAATGGCCTTTAAGCTGGCCGCCCAATTGGCCTTCCGCAAGGGGACGGCCGAAGCCCAGCCGGTCCTTTTGGAACCCATCTGCAAGGTGGAAGTATCTATTCCGGAAGAAAACCTCGGTGACGTCATGGGCGATATGAGCAAGCGGCGGGGACGCATCTTGGGCATGGACCAGGAGGCCGACGGCACCCAGCTGCTCATTGCCGAAGCACCCCAGGCTGAAATGTTCGACTACCTGATTGACCTGCGGGCCATGACCCGCGGCCGGGGCACCTTTACCATGAATTTTATCCGCTATGAAGAAGTGCCCGGGTCTATTGCTGAAAAAATCATCGAAACCGCCCAGGCCGCCAAAGGCAAAACCGAATAA